The sequence cggtcgacgcgggcacgagcctgagtctcacagtactgtaaccagccactacccaaacgcgctactttttttcagccagagcctgcaaagccacgattccgctttttgccgccttctgagaccctatggcagccgtaggaagtgtcacgggacagctaagatcctcactcttcaataaacagagacaagaagaacgacaccttgtcagacaggccacttcctgcctgaaaccttgtcaggtttttgcctgccaaatgagttctgttatactcacagacaccattcaaacagttttagaaactttagggtgttttctatccatatgtaataagtatatgcatattctagttactgggtaggagtggtaaccagattaaatcgggtacgttttttatccggcggtgtaaatactgccccctagccctaacaggttttaaactgCTATGTGTTgcataatgattcaaataggctacataacCTAAATTATTGCACAAGTTATCCATATGATCCACTATTGCTACCGAACTTCAGGAACAATCACACAAatgtgacagaggaaagaaaagtaAACGATGTAATGGAATGATGAACAACAATAAAATCTAGTGACAGAcaaatgtatgtgggtataactgacgttggctactgatagtggctaatatttagcACAATACAAATTGTAAAAAGTAGTCTGtgcatataattaaaacattctagaAATCATAAATCAACTTGGTAGGTTTTGGCGCTATACTATCATTTGCGCAtggctacagaagcctatagcttgGGTCAAATATAATACCTGCAAGTTATAAGGCCAGCATTTCATAAACTCCGATGTGGAAAAGTTttgttgatatgcttcagtttgctgccatatgactggtttcagaATAATTGTAATatatatttacaatccccttatcCAAACAGCTTCAATTTACTTAACtcatcaatagctcttatcaatttGTAAactacagtgcatggagaatggtgttatttctatcgGGAAAATTAAAGTAGTGCTGTTCCACTTGGAACCGACAGGTTTCTCGAACATATTCACCTTTTCATCGTGCATAAAGATGgtggaattaagtcaaggtcagaatatggcGTATCTGTAGAAACACCTTAATTTCTTTGATCTCCACCCAAAACAAATATcaggtgaatagcatgctattctcatgtttaagttcaaggtcagaatactcgtagagagaaaagtgcataaaaagggaattagGACCATTTATGCATGCTTAACTCGTCAGAATTACCCCCAAAGAGCTTTGAATCTTGAGTCACCATCATTAAGTATTCACCGCCAAGTCAGTCATTGTGAGTCATCCCAGGTTTCAAAATCTATAAAGTAGAAATAAGTCAGAGTCAAAATGTGTCAATTAAAACTTTTattgtataaaaaaaattatatacacTAGTTTTTCATTTGCTAGTATATATTGTTTTTCCTTAAGGTCTCAGTATTAAAAAGATAATTACCATTTTGCACAAAAAAAAGAGACAGGCCCATTGGGctaaaaatggaccagcccatctggcatcgAACCACAGGAACAATCACACGaacgtgacagaggaaagaaagatGTAATGGAATGAGGCAAAATGTatggaaactaacactaaagtgacagttataaatgcaTGTGGGTATAAACTGATGGTGAATACACATTAGCAGTTTTTGTTTGCTGGTAAATCCATTTTTTCCTTGAGACCGAATTGTGATGGCCAGTCCACCTCCGGGTGTTTGAAACAGGAAGAGAGGAATCAGATGAatatattttcaatgttttttcAATTCAAAGTCACTTAACAAATAATGATACACTCTCACAAACAGTAATAGTACACACCCATATACACAAATGTCAAATTGAAATGAATGTTACTAATTATTCAGTAAATTATTGATAATTGCTGAATAATTGGCTTTAAACTTTACATCCTTTAATATAACGGCACCTTTTTTATACACAAGGGGAGGTCCTTGGGACAAGTTAAAAACAGGTTTGTCAAATAAATGACAGAGTTAACCAAAGTGTCAAAACTGAGAATCTAAGCCATTTTTGTCTGATATTTACTAccttaacatatggaattgtttaaaGATAGCTAGATGGTCCATGTAATTACTGTTTTATTTTAGGACTCCTGGGGGTATAACAaacaaatatgtatttatttgtattgttATGAAACATTGAACTCATAGCAGCGCACTGAATAACACAAATACATAGCAAAAAAGATAGGCCAAAAATAAATCAGAAGGAAGTATGGTTTGGAGTGTCTGAAATGCATCAGATAGGTATTGGAAAGCTCAGGAAAACATCAGGGACGATCATAATGCAGTAATTGTCCATTCACTCCCATTCATTTCATCGCGCAGTCATTTTCTGCTGAGTTAGGAGGTGGTTGACCTTTACCTTCTAACGAGTCGTCAAGGCTTGGCTAGAGCAAAACAGACTATTATGCATATGTCAAGAAACGAAAATGACAAAAGAATGTCAAAATCAGATTTGCATCATCAAAGCAACAGTCCAGATTTCCTTAAAGTGTTGTCAACATTTTGAACCAGCTCCTTTTCATATTCCCACAGCTTTTTGTCCACAAGCAGCTGATCTTTAGTGAGGCTCCCTTGCAGGGGAACTCTGACGTGTACTAGCCGACACACATCAGGTGGTACCCAGAAGGTCTCCCCTAAAGTCTTCAACACAGAGTGAACAGATGTCTGTACTACATGTCTAGGGTTGACAATCAGTTTGGTAGGGTTGATAACAGCTTCTCTCGAGGGTTCTCTGTAAATATGCTCCAGGATATTAATCCCTGGAATGTCCCTCCATTGTGGCAGTTTGAACTTGCCACTGTCTTCATAATGGTTTTTGGGGAATATGTGATTCTCGATGACGAAGACTCCTACTCTGGGGTGCTGGTGTTGAAGGTCCTCCAGCAGTAGATGCAAATTGGCATGTTGGTAAGGCATCACGATCTCATCAATGTCATGAAGAAGTACATACTTCGACTGGTACATGTATCTATAGATGCATTCATTCAGAGTGGTCAGCTGCCCATAGTAGTGGAGATCTCCTTTGTGCTCCTCAAACCTCCAGCCTTTGGATGGGTTGAGGAACTGATCAATCGGCCATTCTACTATTTCCAGTATACCCTCTTCCCTGTAGTGAACTAACACTGGTTCCAAGTCCTGACCACAGCTGGTGTTATAGATAACCACTTTCTGCACCCCAAGGAGTTTGTACATCTCCATAGTTTGGACAAACTGCAGGACATTGTTGTAGCCCCCGAAAAGGTTGG comes from Salmo salar chromosome ssa20, Ssal_v3.1, whole genome shotgun sequence and encodes:
- the LOC106579899 gene encoding uncharacterized protein — its product is MDIAYSMLKFKFGLLIFFAVVCLYWTWSIYIKLNTNKYPAKIHWQILISDQTITQIKDTTHLMVSAYKDHRVDGAIRIISIIRRDDLQPLHCFLCGGHGCFPASVAQVEMHSDHFGFPFVTTDVLCQSPSMYNVTHVTISIHSDIKATQNQHFLSIQNNDLREEKRFPYNFTVCISNLFGGYNNVLQFVQTMEMYKLLGVQKVVIYNTSCGQDLEPVLVHYREEGILEIVEWPIDQFLNPSKGWRFEEHKGDLHYYGQLTTLNECIYRYMYQSKYVLLHDIDEIVMPYQHANLHLLLEDLQHQHPRVGVFVIENHIFPKNHYEDSGKFKLPQWRDIPGINILEHIYREPSREAVINPTKLIVNPRHVVQTSVHSVLKTLGETFWVPPDVCRLVHVRVPLQGSLTKDQLLVDKKLWEYEKELVQNVDNTLRKSGLLL